A window from Methanomicrobiales archaeon encodes these proteins:
- a CDS encoding transposase, giving the protein MTFQEIDDELWEIIRKNLPRQKPHIGRPWRDPRSLFNGIYFVQTTGCAWNDVPGKYGTKSTVHRYHLELCKRGAYQAIFLNLPQSGYDLPKLDLVHCITDTKGIPAKKGKYRLLWLQKCKRE; this is encoded by the coding sequence ATGACATTCCAGGAAATCGACGACGAGCTCTGGGAGATTATCCGAAAGAATCTGCCCCGGCAGAAACCGCACATCGGCCGACCTTGGCGGGATCCCCGATCGCTCTTCAATGGGATCTACTTCGTCCAGACCACCGGGTGTGCCTGGAATGATGTACCGGGGAAATACGGCACCAAATCGACGGTACACCGGTACCACCTCGAACTCTGTAAGCGGGGAGCGTACCAGGCGATCTTCCTCAACCTGCCCCAGTCCGGCTACGATCTCCCGAAGCTCGACCTTGTCCACTGCATCACCGATACCAAGGGTATCCCCGCAAAAAAGGGGAAATATCGGCTACTATGGCTACAAAAATGTAAACGGGAATAA
- a CDS encoding Ig-like domain-containing protein: MKVEKTALLLTGLLVLVASASAAGEIPDHMEIASSNEWIVANGLDSATITVRVLDAANNPVQGATVTVQNLNPSLGSLSGTTFTTDVFGQAYPKFTANTVSGAAQLDIRASAWVNGTENSVTGTYVQYIDHSTPYRYSFIDYNSTAYVNDVTPIVVRMLDRYGNAIDSRRESYYGLEAEKVQFSVSSPENGARFLGGTTQVAQPVDANGNATAQLRISPYAGENIVLVTPQVSTVPSVWITITGVGGTPAYIVSMISPAGDPPNLPADGMSRFTILYTVYDQWGNPCVNREINITTEFVNSTEPTYEGATLSPTNLLGQSSFKYGPKRTALGVNINAEIVGFEDVARTDTVWFTTGTASQLTLTASPNPIPSWDVPGNPDKTTASIIAKVMDEFGNPVPGANVTFWIDSDSIAYDVSEASVVSGPILWDTSALTDDYGYAIVTFQPGEFVQFEDDPANWTDKATGSCLVKAAVETTPTGAVSVIWKNYPYLSVGINVTPLPVNPGEVFDVLIRLDGDGHALRPKPIDVILCTNRGESMLADMYYQGSSGVFEDKMVYLKDASTFFLGQMTHNYDRVGLVSYGINGITDIPTDSNFKLPGIDNTKDDDFAYTNLHYTSHPKAYGDYTTVDSPLQLNHYLVEEGIEGLTPSKDPTGKVVVPMRYGLYRAIKELNGTGSSVHNARTVKAVILLADRSWSTAGDPIAGWDGTSVSANQGYWLSEKPLDDNWPQGGLNAWTAFEEFGTKSSPLQNMANYAIASNVRIYSIAYFPKGTSVPTSFEGRLQQLAYPTGGKYYLADDAEKLATIYSQIAGELKTEAGVNTTMDLSMDNIRVNNITMSGGDVFDYVYSPGINSTYNQGNSTKMWKYTSLQDKYASPLYYNDRIDQSDEWNATRILNFDLGTIHLNQTWEIQYRMRVKEGVCGDIQLLDNSSRIFFNNGADNITLPQFTLEVPCNATTIINVNALTVDITDAAVEGDTIRTAWDFHYTGPGTVTQTVSYRYRDPATGISGDWVTFETIPGATNTTTSGTSRLFTQNLPYGYYTIRVYAQEEVPGGVTAQDTQTVHLNSAGTNYIRLQ; encoded by the coding sequence ATGAAGGTGGAAAAGACAGCCTTGCTGCTCACCGGTTTGCTGGTGCTGGTCGCGTCCGCATCGGCCGCCGGCGAAATTCCGGATCATATGGAGATTGCGAGCAGCAACGAATGGATCGTTGCCAACGGCCTCGACAGTGCAACGATCACGGTGCGGGTCCTGGATGCCGCCAACAACCCGGTCCAGGGAGCAACCGTCACGGTTCAGAACCTGAACCCGTCTCTGGGCAGCCTGAGCGGGACCACGTTCACGACCGACGTCTTCGGGCAGGCCTACCCGAAGTTCACGGCGAACACAGTTAGCGGTGCTGCCCAGCTCGATATTCGCGCATCGGCCTGGGTGAACGGCACCGAGAACTCCGTAACGGGCACGTACGTGCAGTACATCGACCACTCGACGCCGTATCGATACTCTTTTATCGATTATAACTCGACCGCCTACGTAAACGACGTCACTCCCATAGTCGTGCGGATGCTCGACCGGTACGGAAATGCGATTGACAGCCGCCGCGAGAGTTACTACGGCCTGGAGGCGGAGAAGGTGCAGTTTTCGGTGAGTTCCCCGGAGAACGGCGCCCGGTTCCTGGGTGGCACGACGCAGGTTGCACAACCGGTGGACGCGAACGGCAACGCCACGGCCCAGCTCCGCATCTCTCCCTATGCCGGGGAGAACATCGTCCTTGTCACACCCCAGGTCAGCACGGTTCCCTCCGTCTGGATCACCATAACCGGTGTCGGAGGGACGCCGGCCTATATCGTATCCATGATTTCGCCCGCAGGGGACCCGCCCAACCTTCCTGCAGACGGCATGAGCAGGTTCACGATACTCTACACCGTCTACGACCAGTGGGGCAATCCCTGCGTCAACCGCGAGATCAACATCACGACCGAGTTCGTCAACTCGACGGAGCCGACCTACGAGGGCGCCACCCTTTCGCCGACGAACCTGCTCGGACAGTCATCCTTCAAGTACGGGCCGAAACGGACCGCTCTCGGCGTGAATATCAATGCAGAAATCGTTGGGTTCGAAGACGTTGCTCGCACGGACACGGTATGGTTCACCACGGGCACCGCGTCGCAGCTCACCCTCACCGCGAGCCCGAACCCGATTCCCAGCTGGGATGTGCCGGGGAATCCGGACAAGACGACGGCGAGTATTATTGCAAAAGTGATGGATGAATTCGGGAACCCGGTCCCGGGAGCGAATGTTACGTTCTGGATAGACTCTGACAGCATTGCCTATGACGTCAGCGAGGCTTCCGTCGTGAGCGGCCCGATTCTCTGGGACACTTCTGCCCTGACGGACGATTATGGGTATGCGATTGTCACGTTCCAGCCGGGAGAGTTCGTGCAATTCGAGGACGATCCTGCCAACTGGACGGATAAGGCAACGGGATCCTGCCTCGTGAAAGCAGCCGTGGAAACCACACCCACCGGTGCCGTCAGCGTGATCTGGAAGAATTACCCGTACCTGAGCGTCGGGATAAATGTCACGCCCCTGCCGGTGAATCCCGGGGAAGTCTTCGATGTGCTGATCAGGCTGGACGGGGACGGACATGCCCTGCGGCCAAAACCCATCGACGTGATCCTGTGCACGAACCGGGGCGAGTCGATGCTGGCGGATATGTACTACCAGGGCTCGAGCGGGGTGTTCGAGGATAAAATGGTCTACCTGAAAGATGCCTCGACGTTCTTCCTCGGCCAGATGACGCACAACTATGACCGCGTGGGCCTTGTATCATACGGGATCAACGGCATAACCGATATCCCGACAGACTCGAACTTCAAGCTTCCGGGAATTGACAATACCAAGGACGACGACTTCGCATATACAAACCTGCATTATACGTCTCATCCCAAGGCCTACGGCGATTATACGACCGTGGACTCGCCGCTGCAGCTGAACCACTACCTGGTCGAGGAGGGGATTGAGGGCCTGACCCCCTCCAAGGATCCAACAGGCAAAGTCGTCGTTCCGATGCGGTATGGGTTGTACAGGGCAATCAAAGAACTCAACGGCACGGGAAGCTCCGTTCACAACGCGAGGACCGTAAAGGCAGTAATTCTGCTCGCGGATCGGTCCTGGTCAACCGCCGGAGATCCCATCGCGGGATGGGACGGCACGTCGGTGTCGGCAAACCAGGGCTACTGGCTGAGCGAGAAACCACTGGATGACAACTGGCCCCAGGGCGGTCTCAATGCCTGGACGGCATTCGAAGAGTTCGGGACAAAGTCGTCGCCCTTGCAGAACATGGCCAATTATGCGATTGCGTCGAATGTAAGGATATATAGCATCGCATACTTCCCGAAAGGCACCAGCGTTCCGACATCGTTTGAAGGACGTCTGCAGCAGCTGGCGTATCCCACCGGCGGCAAGTACTACCTGGCAGACGATGCCGAGAAGCTGGCCACGATTTATTCCCAGATTGCCGGCGAACTGAAGACCGAGGCCGGGGTCAACACCACGATGGATCTGTCCATGGACAACATCAGGGTAAATAACATCACCATGAGCGGAGGCGATGTCTTCGACTACGTATACTCGCCCGGTATCAACAGCACCTACAATCAGGGCAACTCCACGAAGATGTGGAAGTATACGTCCCTACAGGACAAATATGCCAGCCCCCTCTACTACAACGACAGGATCGACCAGAGCGACGAATGGAATGCAACGCGCATTCTGAACTTCGATCTGGGTACGATCCACCTCAACCAGACCTGGGAGATCCAGTACCGGATGCGCGTGAAAGAAGGCGTATGCGGAGACATCCAGCTGCTCGACAACAGCTCGAGGATATTCTTCAACAATGGCGCTGACAATATCACGCTTCCGCAATTCACTCTCGAAGTCCCCTGCAACGCGACAACGATCATCAACGTGAATGCTCTGACCGTAGATATCACAGATGCCGCCGTTGAAGGAGATACTATCAGGACCGCATGGGATTTCCACTACACGGGTCCGGGAACGGTAACCCAGACAGTGTCTTACAGGTATCGGGATCCCGCAACCGGAATATCGGGGGACTGGGTGACCTTCGAGACGATACCGGGGGCAACGAACACCACAACCAGCGGTACGTCGAGACTGTTCACGCAGAACCTGCCCTATGGCTACTATACCATCCGGGTGTATGCGCAGGAAGAAGTGCCGGGAGGCGTCACGGCCCAGGACACGCAGACAGTGCACCTGAACTCTGCCGGAACGAACTACATCCGCCTCCAATAA